Genomic DNA from Acidiferrobacteraceae bacterium:
CGGGGCCTGGGTGTGGGCGCCGGGCTGCGGGAGGCCCTGAAGGCAGATACCCTATCGCTGACCGCCTGGCAGATCCGCATGTACGGCTGGATGGCGGTCGTGGTCTTCGCGACCTTCGGGCGTGAGCTTCCGAAGACCGGCCCCGTGTTCTGGTTCATGATGCAGATCGCGATGTTCGCCGGCTTCATCACCAGCTACCCGGTGAACTGGTGGCTACTCCGCGGCGGGATCAAGGAGGCGATGTAGCTCCTTGATCGCGACACGGTGCTGGCTGGGGGAGAAGCTAGCGGTCTTCGCAGCTCCGCCTGCCGCGGACGGACGTCACGCCGATGCGTCAGCAAGGCGTCGTTCATCGACAAGATAGAGCCAGGCCGCAAACAAACCGTAGATACCGAACTCGACGAATCCAAAGGCGAACCAGGCCAGCGCCAGAGATGCGGGAATCGGATAGAGGACAAACTGATTTAGGTCGACCAGCAAGCCTGCGAGCAGGCCGAAGAAGGCACCGTGGCCAAGGACCCGCTTTACCCCGGGGGCGCGAACACAGGACGCATAGGAATAGACGAACCGCACGGCGAGCCCGGCGGTCAGCAGCAGACCGAGCATCATGCTTCTGTCAGCCACGGGACGCGCAATCGCATCGAGGGCCATGTTGGCCTCGCGCAGAAGCACCATGCGGACAACGGCGTTCCAGGCGAGGGCGAATACGAAGATCACGCCCGCTGTGACCGCAAGCCGCCGAAGGTTCATCGCTCACCCCTTCCCTGATCCGATGCCGAATGCCGCGCCCCGTTCCTGAAGATGGGATTACCCGGGCAGCGTGTACTCGAGCTCATAATAGTGCTTG
This window encodes:
- a CDS encoding DUF4396 domain-containing protein produces the protein MAPMRGLGVGAGLREALKADTLSLTAWQIRMYGWMAVVVFATFGRELPKTGPVFWFMMQIAMFAGFITSYPVNWWLLRGGIKEAM